In Desulfoferula mesophila, the genomic window ATCGGTGCTGGAGGGCATCCTGGCCACTTTCAACCGTTGAGTTCGTGGGTAATCCTGTTGCAAAACGCCGTGTTGCCAGCCGGGCCGGGGCAATTCCCGGGGTTGGGCCGTCCCGTTTGTATTATACCGCTATGCGGTATCAGGTATTGGCTTGTGATACTCTTTAATTTGCATTACATTGTCGGCCGGTTCGTCGGGATGGACCCGAACCCTGCGCCCAAGGGGAAATTTCTTGCAAGGCGCTGGGGTGGAAGCTTAAAAATGCATGATCGAGATGTGGAGCGGTTTGAACAGTCGCAATAATTTAGTAGGTCTGATTAACGGCAAGCGCGCGCTGCCGGACTTGGGAAAGGCGATGCATCGATGAGCGACAAATTTATGTCCACCGCCGAGGCGGTCGATAAATTTATTCATGACGGAGACCAGATAGCTCTGGGCGGCTTTACCATCAACCGCAACCCCATGAGCCTGGCTCGGGAGATCGTCCGCCAACACAAAAAGGACCTTTACCTGGTGGTGCATTCCCACGGGCAGGCCTTGGAGCTGTTGATCGGGGCGGGCTGTGTAAAGCGCCTGGAGTTAGCCTACGGCGGCGTCGCCAGATTCGCCCCCACCGGCCAGCGCTTCAAGAAGGCGTTTTTGGAAAAGAGCATCGAGGTAGAGGATTACACCAATTACCAGATGACCCTGAGATTCATGGCCGGGGCCATGGGGCTCCCCTTCATCGCCACCACTTCGGGCCTGCAGACCGACGTGGTCAAGGTTTCCGGCTTTTCACCAGCCACCAGGAAACAAGAGGGCGTGCCCGACGAAAAGCTGACCGTCATAAAAAACCCCATCGACCCCGAGTCGGGGGATGTGGTCATCTTGCCGCCCCTGAACCCGGACGTCACCCTGCTGCACGCCCAGTATGCCGGGGATGAAGGCACCATTCGCATGGAGGGGCTTTCCTTCGCGGACATAGAGCAGGCCAAGGCGGCCAAGCATGTGCTCGTTTCCTGCGAGCACGTGGTGCCCGAAGAAATGCTCCGGCGGGAGCCGGACCGCAACTGCCTGCCCCCGTTTTTGGTGGACGCCATCATTCCCACCCCTTATGGCGCCCATCCCACCGGTTGCTATATGTTCTATGACTATGATCCCACGCACCTGAACCTGTTCAAACAGATGGCGCGGGACGATGCGATGTTCCAGCAATACCTGGACGAATGGGTCATGCCCCTGGCAACCCAAGAAGAGTATTTGGACAAGGTCGGCGCTTCCAGCCTGGTTCGGATCAAGGCCAACCCCTTCATCGGTTACGCCCCCGGCATGGACAGAAGTTGAGCGGAGCTATCATGGACCAAAAATACACAGCAAATGAGATCATGGCCTTGTGCGCCGGACGCCTGGTTCAAGACGGCGACATCCTTTTTGCCGGCACCGGCCTGAGCATGCTGGCGGCGACCGTGGCCAAGCAGATACACGCCCCTCGCTCCACGGTGTTTTTCGAAACCGGCGGCATCGACCCAGCCTTGGATGAGCTGCCCCTGGGCGTGGCCGACTCCAGGGTGATGGTCGGCACTTCAGTCAACAGCGGTCTGGCCGACGCCCTGAGCCTTTTGGGGCATCCCAAGCTCAAGACCATCGCCTTCCTGGGAGCGGCCCAAGTCGATTGTTATGGCAACCTCAACTCGACCATGCTGGGCACCTATGACAAGCCCTTGCAGCGGTTCCCCGGTTCCGGGGGGGCCTGCGATGCCGCCAGCCTGGGCTATGGTTACGTCATTTTCATGAAACACGAGGTCAGGCGGTTCGTGGAAAAGCTGGACTACTTCACCACCCCGGGCTGGCTCACCGGCGGCGATTCAAGGGTGAAAGCCGGTTTCAAACGCGGCGGCCCCATAGCCGTGGTCACCAACCTGGGCATACTGAAGTTCGACGATACCAGCAAAAAAATGTATCTCGCCGAGTATTACAAATTCACCACCCCTGAAAAGATAGCGGAAGCGACCGGGTTCGAGCTGGACATCTCACGGGCCCGACCGACCATGGAGCCGACGGAGCAAGAACTGAGTATTTTGCGCACCAAGGTTGATCCCCAGCGGCTCATATTGGGACCCGCCGCCTAGCCTTGGGTCCTGCCGCTCGGCTTGTCGCAAAGTGCTCCAAGCCGGTTGAGGCATTGACCCTAACTGGCATTCGGCCAAGAGTAACACCGGTGGCCCGGGACATACCCCGGGCCACCGGGCAGTCTTTACCTTGATGAATTTGAGCGCATTCGCCGCTGTATAGCCCTGACGTTTGGATGTTTGGACCAACTCGCGACTTGGCGGAGGCGGCCTTGCTTGTCCCCGCTATTCATGCTCTTCAACGACCAGATTCGGACTGGGGTTTCCCTTGAACCCTATAAAGCCCAGGTTTGCAATCTTATATGAGAAATGTTATAAAATATGTTATATTGTTTCGGCTTTTGCATATAATAAGCTGATTATTTTAATATAATTACTATCTGTCGCCCTGTGGGGACAGCTTTGGCAGCAGGCTCTTTGGGGCTTGGCGGTTACCATATTAGGGAAAGGGTCTGGTCATGCCATTGCGCACGGTGACCAATCCCGTGAAAGCGGGCTCGCGCTATCTGTCGGGCAACGATGCCGCCGCCGAGGGGGCCATCGCCGCCGGTTGCCGCTACTACGGCGGCTATCCCATCACCCCCTCCTCGGAAATCATGGAGTACATGAGCCGGGAGTTGGCCCCGCGGGGCGGCGCCTTCATGCAGATGGAGGACGAGATCGCCTCCATCTCCTCGGTGGTGGGCGCCTCTTGGACCGGCTCCAAAGCCATGACCGCCACCAGCGGGCCGGGCCTTAGCCTCATGCAGGAGTGCCTGGGCTACGCCGCCTTTACCGAGACCCCGGTGGTGCTGGTGGATGTGCAGCGGGCCGGCCCTTGCACCGGCCAGGCCACCAAGGTGGGGGCCGGAGACCTCATGGCGGTCAAGTGGGGATCCCACGGCGACTATCAGGTGGTGGCCCTGTCCCCCTGGTCGGTGCAGGAGATGTTCAGCCTCACCGTGGAGGCCTTCAACCTCTCCGAACGCCTCAGGGTACCGGCCTTCCTTTTGGCCGAGGAGGCCACCGGCCATCTGCGCGAGCGGGTGGACCTGCCCGAGTCCCTGGAAATCTACGACCGCGACTACCAGCCCCATGAGCCGCCTTTTGGCTGCGACGAGCCCGACG contains:
- a CDS encoding CoA transferase subunit A translates to MSDKFMSTAEAVDKFIHDGDQIALGGFTINRNPMSLAREIVRQHKKDLYLVVHSHGQALELLIGAGCVKRLELAYGGVARFAPTGQRFKKAFLEKSIEVEDYTNYQMTLRFMAGAMGLPFIATTSGLQTDVVKVSGFSPATRKQEGVPDEKLTVIKNPIDPESGDVVILPPLNPDVTLLHAQYAGDEGTIRMEGLSFADIEQAKAAKHVLVSCEHVVPEEMLRREPDRNCLPPFLVDAIIPTPYGAHPTGCYMFYDYDPTHLNLFKQMARDDAMFQQYLDEWVMPLATQEEYLDKVGASSLVRIKANPFIGYAPGMDRS
- a CDS encoding 2-oxoacid:acceptor oxidoreductase subunit alpha, with the protein product MPLRTVTNPVKAGSRYLSGNDAAAEGAIAAGCRYYGGYPITPSSEIMEYMSRELAPRGGAFMQMEDEIASISSVVGASWTGSKAMTATSGPGLSLMQECLGYAAFTETPVVLVDVQRAGPCTGQATKVGAGDLMAVKWGSHGDYQVVALSPWSVQEMFSLTVEAFNLSERLRVPAFLLAEEATGHLRERVDLPESLEIYDRDYQPHEPPFGCDEPDGIPSMPRFGDGENLLVTGSTHDRWGYRKTEGPAFHDALVRRLSQKVLSRKAEICRHEGYYLDDAELVVVAYGFTARAALRAVRQARRGGLAVGLLRLITIWPFDDELIRRVAQGAKGFLVPEMNLGQVDGLVRSAAGDTPVKSLTQVNGSTISPASILAALGEMR
- a CDS encoding CoA-transferase subunit beta; its protein translation is MDQKYTANEIMALCAGRLVQDGDILFAGTGLSMLAATVAKQIHAPRSTVFFETGGIDPALDELPLGVADSRVMVGTSVNSGLADALSLLGHPKLKTIAFLGAAQVDCYGNLNSTMLGTYDKPLQRFPGSGGACDAASLGYGYVIFMKHEVRRFVEKLDYFTTPGWLTGGDSRVKAGFKRGGPIAVVTNLGILKFDDTSKKMYLAEYYKFTTPEKIAEATGFELDISRARPTMEPTEQELSILRTKVDPQRLILGPAA